Proteins co-encoded in one Govania unica genomic window:
- a CDS encoding SLBB domain-containing protein, producing MMGTDRGRKKAPRLFLTCLSALTVITGFAFSDVTQAQGIDSSIIKKFEQQMQRGGNRSTQTSPVDQSRNQSDTVENDLGRPQDIEALRRQAKPSAIELDYESRTNEKLKQFGYDMFGRSIAGGGQVTGRIPDHYVVGIGDEVVVTFNGPEPRSISTQVDSEGRLVVEGLPPIAAAGRRFGDLEAEIKARTHSSLIGTEAFVSIGGARAVSVYVVGEVDRPGLYRLTSMSSVLEALTLAGGVKKTGSLRAIKVGGRTVDLYHVFGGTSTVDLHVTDGARIVVPPLGPTVAIAGGVVRPGIYELPKGSSQSLSSILGMAGGSLRPRGYSYVLNRIEADGRQNIATIASVDQAAHDGDILTVGLRRDVQVGGVSMVGHVRTPGLRSIREVPTIKDLLGDGMMMKDQPYMLFGVVESSDPTTQARLLRPFSPEQVIYGKENFPLRDKDRVILFGQAQVDFLTALETRRVVLTGVYDPKAIARDEPRQDSKPSKRPERCEPLEDLARIVSDTKSDRYVTAIRAVFVQLDVTNEEIGKSETSLAERKSVGAAKLGISSDGSTQIEQPATPQQVMQQQPLPYQTLEQLEEEAAEKKQEEERREVACPQIYREVRGLLPFVLEYVASADGAVRRPGVYPLVDGTPLSSLIAVAGGTVFNADLTNLELIGSDLNPETGANGGVTGQLVVDATTTDLTRITLSPASGVRFNSKTTNQEAGAVLLSGEFKRPGVYPIQRGEKLSDIIARAGGLSEHAYPYGAVFTRTRVKEEQKRGFERTARELNLGLATAALKQRDLKPETLMAGQQLADKLATADVLGRVVIEADPRVLVERPELDTVLEPGDRIVMPKRPNYVLMIGDLLNPGALQFIKGKRVQDYVHESGGPLRTADDGRTFVVYPNGVARPVKLSSWGFSTNVTVPPGTAIVVPKDVEPIDTMQLVRDISAIFSQLAVSAASIAVISR from the coding sequence ATGATGGGTACGGACCGCGGCCGGAAGAAGGCGCCACGACTTTTTCTGACCTGCCTTTCCGCGTTGACGGTAATCACCGGCTTTGCGTTCTCGGATGTGACGCAAGCTCAGGGCATCGACAGTTCGATCATCAAGAAGTTCGAGCAGCAGATGCAGCGCGGCGGCAACCGCAGCACGCAGACGTCACCGGTCGATCAATCCCGCAATCAGAGCGACACGGTCGAAAACGATCTTGGCCGACCGCAGGATATTGAGGCCCTGCGTCGGCAGGCCAAACCTTCGGCCATCGAACTTGATTACGAATCCCGTACCAATGAAAAACTGAAACAGTTCGGCTATGACATGTTCGGTCGCTCGATTGCGGGTGGTGGGCAGGTCACGGGCCGGATTCCCGATCATTATGTCGTCGGCATCGGTGATGAAGTGGTCGTGACCTTCAATGGTCCCGAGCCGCGCTCGATCTCGACCCAGGTCGATAGCGAAGGCCGTCTGGTCGTCGAAGGTCTCCCGCCCATCGCCGCCGCCGGACGTCGCTTTGGCGATCTTGAAGCCGAGATCAAGGCGCGGACCCATTCCTCCTTGATCGGCACCGAAGCCTTCGTCTCCATTGGCGGCGCGCGCGCGGTTTCGGTCTATGTGGTCGGTGAAGTGGATCGTCCGGGTCTCTATCGTCTGACCAGCATGTCTTCGGTTCTCGAAGCCCTGACACTTGCGGGCGGCGTCAAAAAGACCGGCAGCCTGCGCGCGATCAAGGTCGGCGGCCGCACCGTCGATCTTTATCATGTGTTCGGCGGCACAAGCACCGTTGACCTTCATGTGACCGACGGCGCGCGCATTGTGGTGCCGCCGCTCGGGCCCACGGTGGCGATTGCCGGTGGGGTTGTCCGTCCAGGCATTTACGAATTGCCGAAGGGCAGCTCGCAGTCGCTATCTTCCATTCTTGGTATGGCTGGTGGCAGTCTGCGTCCGCGCGGCTACAGCTATGTCCTCAATCGCATCGAGGCGGATGGCCGTCAGAACATCGCCACCATTGCAAGCGTGGATCAGGCCGCCCATGACGGCGATATCCTGACCGTGGGCCTGCGCCGGGATGTGCAGGTGGGCGGCGTTTCCATGGTCGGGCACGTGCGCACCCCCGGTCTCCGCTCCATTCGCGAAGTGCCGACCATCAAGGATCTTCTTGGTGACGGTATGATGATGAAGGATCAGCCCTATATGCTGTTCGGCGTCGTCGAAAGCAGCGATCCGACCACGCAAGCCCGCCTGTTGCGCCCGTTCAGCCCCGAGCAGGTGATTTACGGCAAGGAAAATTTCCCGTTGCGGGATAAGGACCGTGTGATCCTGTTCGGTCAGGCGCAAGTCGATTTTTTGACTGCGTTAGAAACCCGCCGCGTGGTGCTCACCGGGGTCTATGACCCGAAGGCTATCGCCAGGGACGAGCCGAGGCAGGATTCAAAGCCAAGCAAGCGGCCCGAGCGTTGTGAGCCGCTTGAGGATCTTGCGCGCATCGTCAGCGACACCAAATCCGACCGCTATGTGACGGCCATTCGCGCCGTGTTCGTGCAGCTTGATGTCACCAACGAGGAAATCGGCAAAAGCGAGACATCTTTAGCTGAGCGGAAATCGGTGGGTGCGGCAAAGCTCGGCATTAGCAGCGATGGATCGACGCAGATCGAGCAACCAGCGACGCCGCAGCAAGTCATGCAGCAACAACCGTTGCCGTATCAGACGCTCGAACAACTGGAAGAAGAGGCAGCCGAGAAAAAGCAGGAGGAGGAGCGTCGCGAAGTCGCTTGCCCGCAGATTTATCGCGAGGTGCGCGGTCTGTTGCCCTTCGTGCTTGAATATGTGGCCTCGGCCGATGGCGCGGTGCGCCGTCCGGGGGTCTATCCGCTGGTCGATGGCACGCCTCTTTCATCGCTGATTGCGGTGGCGGGCGGTACGGTTTTCAATGCCGACCTCACCAATCTGGAATTGATCGGGTCCGATCTCAATCCGGAAACCGGGGCGAACGGAGGCGTGACCGGCCAGCTCGTGGTTGACGCCACCACAACCGATCTCACCCGCATCACCCTCAGCCCGGCGAGCGGGGTCCGCTTCAACAGCAAGACCACCAATCAGGAAGCGGGCGCGGTATTGTTGTCCGGTGAATTCAAGCGTCCGGGCGTCTATCCGATCCAGCGTGGTGAAAAACTGTCGGATATCATCGCGCGCGCTGGCGGTCTGAGCGAACATGCTTATCCCTATGGTGCGGTCTTTACCCGCACCCGCGTGAAGGAAGAACAGAAGCGCGGCTTCGAACGCACGGCGCGGGAGCTTAATCTCGGTCTCGCCACGGCGGCGCTCAAGCAGCGTGACTTGAAGCCCGAGACCCTGATGGCGGGTCAACAGCTGGCGGATAAGCTTGCCACAGCCGACGTGCTCGGCCGGGTGGTGATCGAGGCTGACCCGCGCGTACTCGTCGAGCGTCCCGAACTCGATACGGTGCTCGAGCCGGGCGATCGCATCGTGATGCCGAAACGCCCGAACTATGTGTTGATGATTGGCGATCTGCTTAATCCGGGCGCGTTGCAGTTCATCAAGGGCAAACGGGTTCAGGACTATGTTCATGAGTCCGGCGGGCCGCTGCGGACCGCCGATGACGGCCGCACCTTTGTTGTCTATCCGAATGGTGTCGCACGTCCGGTGAAGCTGTCGTCCTGGGGCTTCTCGACCAATGTCACCGTACCGCCGGGCACGGCCATTGTCGTGCCGAAGGATGTGGAGCCGATCGACACCATGCAGCTCGTGCGTGATATCTCGGCAATCTTCAGTCAACTGGCGGTGTCGGCGGCATCGATCGCTGTTATCTCCAGATGA
- a CDS encoding uracil-DNA glycosylase — translation MTDEAAVALLAWYVASGADLAMGDLPVDRLIERPASPVAVPKIEAGQPAQQSSPAAVQLRPAAESTETAIALARSARSLDELELALRGFEGCALKKTAMTTVFADGNPASGLMIVGEAPGGDEDRQGKPFAGASGQLLDRMLKAIGRDRMSAEHGTYLTNVLPWRPPGNRKPTAQELALCVPFLRRHIALVRPRMLVFLGGTAAAALLEAKTGINRLRGNWLEYQDSEAGLTIPVVSTYHPHYILSQPALKADAWRDLLEIRARFARMGESR, via the coding sequence ATGACAGACGAAGCAGCGGTCGCGCTGCTCGCCTGGTATGTGGCGTCGGGTGCCGACCTCGCCATGGGCGACCTGCCCGTGGACCGCTTGATCGAGCGGCCCGCGAGCCCTGTTGCCGTCCCGAAAATCGAAGCTGGGCAACCAGCGCAACAAAGCTCCCCGGCAGCCGTCCAGCTGCGTCCCGCCGCCGAATCCACGGAAACGGCGATCGCGCTGGCCCGGAGCGCCCGCAGCCTTGATGAGCTTGAGCTTGCCTTGCGCGGCTTTGAAGGCTGTGCCCTGAAGAAAACCGCCATGACCACCGTGTTCGCCGACGGCAACCCGGCAAGCGGCCTGATGATCGTGGGCGAAGCGCCGGGCGGGGACGAAGACCGTCAGGGCAAACCCTTTGCCGGAGCCTCCGGCCAATTGCTGGATCGCATGCTGAAAGCCATCGGCCGCGACCGCATGAGCGCCGAGCACGGCACCTATCTCACCAATGTGCTGCCCTGGCGGCCGCCGGGAAACCGCAAGCCGACGGCTCAGGAACTGGCGCTTTGCGTACCGTTCCTGCGGCGTCATATCGCGCTGGTGCGGCCGCGGATGCTGGTGTTTCTTGGCGGCACGGCGGCGGCGGCGCTGCTTGAAGCCAAGACGGGAATCAATCGCTTGCGCGGAAACTGGCTTGAATATCAGGACAGTGAGGCCGGGCTCACGATCCCGGTCGTCTCGACCTATCACCCACACTACATATTATCCCAGCCTGCGCTGAAGGCCGATGCCTGGCGCGACCTCCTTGAAATCCGCGCGCGTTTCGCCCGCATGGGTGAGTCCCGATGA
- a CDS encoding electron transfer flavoprotein-ubiquinone oxidoreductase has product MERESMEFDVVIVGGGPAGLSAAIRLKQLAAEKNHDVNVCVIEKGSEIGAHILSGAVIDPVALNELLPNWKADGAPLNAPVTHNHHWVMSEKKKLDVPHVLLPPMMSNEGNYIISLGNLCRWLAEQAEALGVEIYPGFAAAEVLYNDDGSVKGVATGDMGVARDGHHKDGYMPGMELHAKYTMFAEGCRGSLSKDLMSRFNLRDGIDPQTYGLGIKELWEVTPEQHKQGLVIHTQGWPLDSKTAGGGFIYHLENNQVAIGFVVALDYENPYLSPFDEMQRFKTHPSIAPMFEGARRICYGARAINEGGLQSIPKLVFPGGALIGCSAGFVNVPRIKGSHNAMKTGMLAAEAAFTALAAGSEGRDELTAYPEAFQNSWVYKELHRVRNARPSLSKFGITLGTLYTGLDLWLNNLGLGFLVPWTFRNHADNLSLKKARDCQPISYPKPDGKLTFDKLSSVFLSNTNHEEDQPVHLQLKDPSVAIRINLAEYDAPEQRYCPAGVYEIVREADGSDPRLQINAQNCVHCKTCDIKDPTQNINWVVPEGGGGPNYPNM; this is encoded by the coding sequence ATGGAACGGGAATCGATGGAATTTGACGTCGTCATCGTGGGCGGCGGTCCGGCAGGGTTGAGCGCGGCTATTCGGCTGAAGCAGCTCGCCGCCGAAAAAAACCATGATGTGAATGTCTGTGTGATCGAGAAGGGGTCGGAAATCGGCGCCCATATTCTCTCGGGCGCGGTCATCGATCCGGTGGCCCTCAATGAACTGCTGCCCAACTGGAAAGCCGATGGCGCGCCGCTCAACGCGCCGGTGACCCATAACCATCACTGGGTCATGAGCGAAAAGAAAAAGCTCGATGTGCCTCACGTCCTGCTGCCCCCGATGATGAGCAACGAGGGCAATTACATCATCAGCCTCGGCAATCTCTGCCGCTGGCTCGCTGAACAGGCCGAAGCGCTTGGGGTCGAGATCTACCCGGGCTTCGCCGCCGCCGAAGTGCTTTACAACGATGACGGCAGCGTCAAGGGCGTGGCCACCGGTGACATGGGCGTCGCCCGCGATGGCCATCACAAGGACGGCTACATGCCGGGCATGGAGCTCCATGCCAAATACACCATGTTCGCCGAAGGCTGCCGGGGCTCGCTGTCGAAGGACCTGATGAGCCGCTTCAATCTGCGCGATGGCATCGACCCCCAGACCTATGGCCTCGGCATCAAGGAACTGTGGGAAGTCACGCCGGAGCAGCATAAGCAGGGCCTGGTGATCCATACGCAGGGCTGGCCGCTCGACAGCAAGACAGCGGGCGGCGGCTTCATCTATCATCTTGAAAACAATCAGGTGGCCATCGGTTTCGTGGTGGCGCTCGATTACGAAAATCCCTATCTCTCGCCGTTCGACGAGATGCAGCGCTTCAAGACCCACCCGTCCATCGCCCCCATGTTCGAAGGCGCCCGCCGCATTTGCTATGGCGCCCGCGCCATCAACGAAGGCGGCTTGCAGTCGATCCCGAAACTGGTGTTCCCGGGCGGCGCGCTGATTGGCTGTTCGGCCGGATTCGTCAACGTGCCGCGCATCAAGGGCAGCCACAATGCCATGAAAACCGGCATGCTGGCGGCTGAGGCGGCCTTCACGGCGCTGGCCGCCGGGTCCGAGGGACGGGACGAGCTCACGGCCTATCCCGAAGCCTTCCAGAATTCCTGGGTTTACAAGGAATTGCACCGGGTTCGCAACGCTCGCCCGTCGCTGTCGAAATTCGGCATCACGCTTGGCACGCTCTATACCGGGCTTGATCTCTGGCTCAACAATCTTGGGCTCGGCTTTCTCGTGCCCTGGACGTTCCGCAACCATGCCGATAACCTGTCGCTGAAAAAAGCGCGGGATTGCCAGCCGATCAGCTACCCGAAGCCCGATGGCAAGCTGACCTTCGACAAGCTCTCCTCGGTGTTCCTGTCGAACACCAACCATGAAGAAGATCAGCCGGTCCATCTGCAGCTCAAGGACCCCTCGGTCGCGATCCGCATCAACCTCGCCGAATATGACGCGCCCGAACAGCGCTACTGTCCGGCCGGAGTTTATGAAATCGTGCGCGAAGCCGACGGCAGTGACCCCCGCCTGCAGATCAATGCCCAGAACTGCGTGCATTGCAAAACCTGCGACATCAAGGACCCGACCCAGAACATCAATTGGGTTGTGCCCGAAGGTGGCGGTGGGCCAAACTATCCCAATATGTAA
- a CDS encoding 4-(cytidine 5'-diphospho)-2-C-methyl-D-erythritol kinase encodes MVEEFAPAKINLTLSITGRRDDGYHLLDSLFLFANVGDRVTARPADGLSLEISGPRGVGLVADPAENLVLKAARLLQAEAGLTQGAALNLEKHLPLASGIGGGSADAAATLRALNRLWSLGLGLDDLARIGARVGADVPAAVHSIPLRVEGIGEKLTPIGPLPPFGILLVNPAVSVPTPAVFAAFNASGTSFAMAAEALPSDPRALLAVLHRTPNMLEAPAITLQPVIAELLQRLVALPGGLLTRMSGSGATCFTLYPSPEGAEQAAVNFAAEPGWWVWGGGLYNQSHSL; translated from the coding sequence ATGGTTGAGGAATTCGCCCCGGCCAAGATCAATCTGACGCTGTCCATCACCGGACGGCGGGATGATGGCTATCATCTGCTCGACAGCCTGTTCCTGTTCGCCAATGTGGGCGACCGCGTGACGGCCAGGCCCGCGGACGGTCTTTCGTTAGAGATCAGCGGGCCGCGCGGCGTGGGGCTTGTGGCGGATCCGGCCGAAAATCTCGTGCTCAAGGCCGCCCGGCTGTTGCAGGCGGAGGCCGGACTGACACAGGGCGCGGCGCTCAATCTTGAAAAGCATTTGCCGCTTGCGTCGGGCATCGGCGGCGGGTCCGCCGATGCGGCGGCGACCTTGCGGGCGCTCAATCGGCTGTGGTCGCTTGGGCTCGGGCTCGATGATCTCGCGCGCATCGGCGCGCGCGTCGGCGCGGATGTCCCGGCCGCCGTCCATTCCATCCCCTTGCGGGTCGAGGGCATCGGGGAAAAGCTCACCCCCATCGGGCCCTTGCCGCCGTTTGGAATCCTGCTCGTCAATCCCGCCGTCAGCGTGCCGACACCGGCGGTGTTCGCGGCCTTCAATGCGAGCGGCACGTCTTTTGCCATGGCTGCGGAGGCTCTGCCGTCCGACCCGCGGGCACTTCTCGCTGTTCTCCATCGCACTCCGAACATGCTTGAGGCCCCGGCCATCACATTGCAGCCGGTGATTGCGGAACTGCTTCAGCGCCTCGTGGCCCTGCCGGGCGGGCTGCTGACCCGCATGTCCGGTAGCGGAGCGACCTGTTTCACGCTCTATCCTTCGCCCGAAGGTGCCGAACAGGCAGCGGTGAATTTTGCCGCAGAGCCGGGGTGGTGGGTCTGGGGCGGCGGGCTCTATAATCAGTCTCACAGTCTTTGA
- a CDS encoding tetratricopeptide repeat protein, with protein sequence MTSRIPAARAVALVVATMLGATSACATSTQKPVPAVAQDNPQKQAEDSIAFGSYLAGQAARAQGDTDAAVRYFLDAIAADPDNLLLLQQGFALAISDGRYDEARTLGQRIVKTDADNSLVQFFLLLGDLKAGRYDRVLKELDKVPEAGLNKLVKPIVSAWTYAGVKKKDKALASLKPLEDTPPFLPFALNHRAFILDYLKDPEAEIAYKSGMAAEKFGSVRFVLAYASLLARAGRDYEAKDIITKGSERFEDSLSIAIAEQRLKAGTLKERVITTPAEGVAEAFYGAALALSQDGANGPGAFYLRLALYLQPDFDQATFMLARILEDEQENDSAFKLYQTIQDSSDLGTEARLREVWILEAKGDEAGALSRLEALVAAAPERADLVASLADLYRQRKDYPRAVAEYSRAIALTDPAEASRHWALYYARGMTYDQAKQWPQAEVDFRKALELQPNQADVLNYLGYSLVDRGERLNEAIDMITRAVAQRPNDGYIVDSLGWAEFTIGNYTQAADILERAVLMKPEDPTINEHLGDAYWQVGRKIEARFQWSHALTLNAPEDRVQAIKDKISNGMPKQPVKPSRKI encoded by the coding sequence ATGACATCGAGAATTCCTGCCGCTCGGGCTGTGGCCCTTGTCGTCGCGACGATGCTGGGCGCAACCTCGGCCTGTGCCACATCGACCCAGAAGCCGGTTCCGGCCGTGGCCCAGGACAATCCGCAGAAGCAAGCTGAAGACAGCATCGCGTTCGGCAGTTATCTCGCCGGGCAGGCGGCGCGGGCGCAGGGCGACACCGATGCCGCCGTGCGCTATTTTCTCGACGCCATCGCGGCCGATCCCGACAACCTCTTGTTGTTGCAGCAGGGCTTTGCGCTCGCCATATCGGATGGCCGTTATGACGAGGCCCGCACGCTTGGTCAGCGCATCGTCAAGACCGATGCCGACAACAGCCTGGTGCAGTTTTTCTTGCTGCTCGGGGATCTGAAGGCCGGGCGTTATGACCGTGTGCTCAAGGAGCTCGACAAGGTTCCCGAGGCCGGGCTGAACAAGCTTGTCAAACCGATCGTCTCAGCCTGGACCTATGCCGGGGTCAAAAAGAAGGACAAGGCCCTCGCGAGCCTCAAACCGCTTGAGGACACGCCGCCGTTTCTGCCCTTCGCCCTCAATCATCGCGCTTTCATTCTCGACTATCTGAAGGACCCCGAAGCCGAGATCGCCTATAAGTCCGGCATGGCGGCGGAGAAATTCGGCAGCGTCCGCTTCGTGCTCGCCTATGCAAGCCTGCTGGCCCGCGCTGGCCGCGACTATGAAGCAAAGGACATCATCACCAAGGGCAGCGAGCGGTTTGAGGATTCGCTGTCCATCGCCATCGCCGAACAACGGTTGAAGGCTGGCACGCTCAAGGAACGGGTCATCACGACCCCAGCCGAAGGGGTGGCCGAAGCCTTTTACGGCGCGGCGCTGGCGCTCAGTCAGGATGGCGCGAACGGTCCGGGCGCGTTCTATCTGCGGCTCGCCTTGTATTTGCAGCCTGATTTTGATCAGGCAACCTTCATGCTTGCGCGCATTCTGGAGGATGAGCAGGAAAACGACAGCGCCTTCAAGCTCTATCAAACCATTCAGGATAGCAGCGATCTCGGCACCGAAGCCCGTCTGCGCGAAGTCTGGATCCTTGAGGCCAAGGGCGATGAGGCAGGGGCGCTCAGCCGTCTCGAAGCCTTGGTCGCGGCAGCCCCGGAACGTGCCGATCTCGTGGCCTCGCTCGCCGATCTCTATCGGCAGCGCAAGGATTACCCGCGTGCCGTCGCCGAATACAGCCGCGCCATCGCGCTCACGGACCCGGCCGAAGCGTCCCGCCATTGGGCGCTCTATTATGCGCGCGGCATGACCTATGATCAGGCCAAACAATGGCCGCAAGCCGAAGTCGATTTCCGCAAGGCCCTGGAATTGCAGCCGAACCAGGCGGATGTCCTGAATTACCTCGGCTATTCCCTGGTCGATCGGGGCGAACGTCTGAATGAGGCCATCGATATGATCACCCGGGCGGTGGCGCAGCGTCCGAATGATGGCTATATCGTCGACAGTCTCGGCTGGGCCGAATTCACCATCGGTAATTATACCCAGGCGGCGGACATCCTCGAACGGGCCGTGCTGATGAAGCCCGAGGACCCGACCATCAACGAACATCTCGGCGATGCCTATTGGCAGGTCGGCCGCAAGATCGAGGCGCGGTTCCAATGGAGCCATGCCCTGACCCTGAACGCGCCCGAAGACCGGGTTCAGGCCATCAAGGACAAGATCTCGAACGGTATGCCGAAACAACCGGTGAAACCTTCCCGCAAGATATGA